Part of the Streptomyces europaeiscabiei genome is shown below.
GAGGGCCAGCCGCTTCGCGTGCCGGGTGCCGGGTGCCGCGCCTTCGCGGCTGCTTCTCGTAAGGGATCGGTGACCCGTCGTAAGGGGTGTTTCAAGGCCCCCTGGTCCCCTGCGGGACGACCGTACGATGGACGCGGTCCAGTGCCGTACCTAGGAGGATGACCGTGGCGGACGAGCTCGAGCCGGCGACCCCGGAGACCGAGGCGACCGAAGCCGAGGAGCCGATCAAGCAGCGCAAGAACGGCCTGTACCCGGGCGTGTCCGACGAGCTGGCCGAGAGCATGAAGTCGGACTGGGCCGACACCGAGCTGCACGGCCTGGAGCCGATCGCCCAGGCCGCCGAGACCGCCGCGCGCCGCGCCGCGCTCTCCGCGCGCTTCCCGGGCGACCGCCTGGTGATCCCCTCGGGCAACCTGAAGACCCGCTCGAACGACACCGAGTACCCGTTCCGGGCGTCGGTCGAGTACGCGTACCTCACCGGCAACCAGACCGAGGACGGCGTCCTGGTCCTGGAGCCGACCGGCGCCGAGGGCCACGAGGCGACGATCTATCTGCTGCCTCGCTCCGACCGGGAGAACGGCGAGTTCTGGCTCTCCGGCCAGGGCGAGCTGTGGGTCGGGCGGCGGCATTCGCTGACCGAATCGGCGGAGCTGTACGGCCTCCCTGCCGCCGACGTGCGCGCACTCGCCGACAAGCTGCGCGAGGCCGCCGGCCCGGTGCGGGTCGTCCGCGGGTACGACGCCGGCATCGAGGCGGCGCTCCACGACAAGGTCACCGCCGAGCGCGACAACGAGCTGCGGGTCTTCCTCTCCGAGGCACGGCTGGTCAAGGACGAGTTCGAGATCGGTGAGCTGCAGAAGGCGGTCGACTCGACCGTGCGCGGCTTCGAGGACGTCGTACGCGTGCTGGACAAGGCCGAGGCCACCTCGGAGCGCTACATCGAGGGAACGTTCTTCCTGCGCGCCCGGGTCGAGGGCAACGATGTCGGCTACGGCTCCATCTGTGCCGCCGGCCCGCACGCCACCACGCTGCACTGGGTCCGCAACGACGGCCCGGTCCGCTCCGGCGACCTCCTGCTGCTGGACGCGGGCGTCGAGACACACACGTACTACACGGCCGACGTCACGCGCACCCTGCCGGTCAACGGCACGTTCAGCGAGATCCAGAAGAAGATCTACGACGCCGTGTACGACTCCCAGGAGGCCGGTATCGCCGCCGTGCGGCCCGGCGGCAAGTACCGCGACTTCCACGACGCCGCGCAGCACGTACTGGCCGAACGGCTGGTCGAGTGGGGGCTCGTCGAGGGCCCGGTGGAGCGGGTTCTGGAGCTGGGCCTCCAGCGCCGCTGGACCCTGCACGGCACGGGTCACATGCTCGGCATGGATGTCCACGACTGTGCGGCCGCACGCGTCGAGTCTTACGTCGACGGGACGTTGGAGCCGGGGATGGTGCTGACGGTCGAGCCCGGCCTGTACTTCCAGGCGGACGACCTCGCCGTCCCCGAGGAGTACCGGGGCATCGGCATCCGGATCGAGGACGACATCCTGGTGACGGAGGACGGCAACCGGAACCTGAGCGCCGGGCTGCCTCGCCGCTCCGACGAGGTCGAGGCGTGGATGGCTTCTTTGAGGGGCGCGCGGGGGTGAGGCGGGGCGGGTTCGTCCGCGGGTGAGTGGGGGCTTGCCGCGCCCCTCAGAAAGCACGGGATGCGCCCGTGCTCTTTGCCTTCAGGGGCGCGGCGAACCCCACGGGGGAGACCACGCACCACCCGCACCCGCACCCGCACCCGCACCCGCACTCAGAACGACCCGAGCCACCGAGCCCTCAGGCGCCCGAGGGGGATCGAAGGGGCACAGCCCCTGGGGACGGGAAGGGTGGAGGTGGCGGGAGCGGAACCCTTACCCGGGCACCCGCGCGGTGAGCGGCAGGGCATCCACGAACAGCGCCCCCGCAAGCAGCGACCCACTCCCACGAGGACTCCACCCCCGCCCCTGCAGATCCGTGTCGAACGCGGTCAGAGCCTCCCGCCCCGCATCGGTCGCCGTACCCCCCGCGTCGATCACGCCCCGCGCCCCCGCCTGTACGTGCCGCAGCCCATGGGGCCCGGCGGTGTAGAGCAACTCGGTGTCCTGCAGCGTCGACATGACCGTGAGCAGCGCGTCGAGGCGGGCGTCCGGCTCAGGCGTGCCGGCGGTGCGTGCCTTGGCCAGGACATCCAACGCCCTGCGTACATGGGGGAAGCCCGCGCGGGCCTCGCCCCGGGCGCCGGCCGCCCCGTACTTGGCGGAGACCGACGACCCCCGGGAGGGGCGCCTGGGTGCCCGGCGGTCGGGATGTGCGGCGATCTTCTTGGCGGTGGCGGCGAGTTCGCGCCCCCGGGCGCCGGGTTCCATGGCCGCCGCGGCGACCAGGAGGCCCAGCACCCAGGTGGCGCCGCGATGGCCGCCCCCGGCGAGTTGCATGGAGTGTTCGGTGCAGCGCCCGATCGCGCCGAGTTCGGCGCGGAGTTCGGGGGTCGCCGCACCGTTGCGGCGGGCGCAGGCCGCCATCGCCGCGAGGCCGGGCACCAGTGACTTCGCCGACCAGCGCAGGGCTCGGTGGTCCTGCCGGGTGACGCGGGCGCCGAGGTCACGCGGGTCGGGCAGGCCGGGCTTGGGCGTCATTTCCAACTGCCGGGTGAGCGCGGCCACCGCAGCCTGCGCCAGCGTCTCGTCCTCACGGCTGCTCATGCGCGTACCCTACGAGGCCGACTCGGAGCCGGTGGCGCTGTCGGTCGGAGCGTCCGTCGGGGGCTCGCCCGTCGGAGGCTCGCCCGACGGGGGTGTACCGCCCTCGCCGCCACCGCCGCCGGCGCCCGTGTTCTCGGCGTCGGGGTCGATGCCGAGGGTGAGGAAACCCTTGTAGCCGCGGGCCGGGTCGGCCTTCTTCACGGCCTTGAGGGTGAGCAGGCCGCTGGAGGCGCCGCCGCCGTCGTAGACCATGTCGTTGTCGAGGGTGGTGTAGCTGCCGCTGTGCTGGGAGTAGGGCTCAAGCGTGAAGATCTCCTGGGCGATCTCGTCGTCGAAGAAGAACTGGCCGGTGTAGTTGACCTTGCCGCCCTCGTAGGTGCCGTCCTCCTTCTCGCCGCCGGTGTGCACCTTCACGTGGATGTGGCAGGTGCGGGGGGTGTACCAACCGGGGAAGATGGTCTCGAACTTGACGACCCCGTTCGCATTCGCGATCTGGTAGCCGCGGAGGTATGTGGCGTCGTCGGCGGTCGAGCCGTCCTCGCTCTCGGCCGGCGCCGAACCGCCGGGATTCGCGGTGGTGTAGCCGGAGTAGTAGCCCCAGGCATCGCAGTGCCAGATCTCCACGGCCGCGCCGGGGACCGGGGTGCAGCCGTCGGTGGCATCCACGACGGTGAGGCGCAGTGTCAGCGGAACACCGCTCTTGCCTTCGGTGATGTCCTTCCGGACCAGGGCGCCGTCCAGATAGTAGGGGCCCTCGGTGACGCTCGACATCAGTGTCATGCACGCGCTGTCGGTGCTCGTCGCGGACGCCGTGGCCGTCGTCTCGGTGCTGCCCGTCGCCTCGTCCGCGAACGCCGACTGGTACCCGGCGACCGCCAGACCACCGGCGGCGACCGTTCCACCGGTCACCACGAGAGCGCGGCGCCGCGTGATCGTTTTGCTTGTGTGGTTTCCCGTCATGGCAGCGAAGTTAGGGACGCAGTCCGTCAGCGGGCTGGGGTGTGGCTGTGAGCGGGCTGAGAGTGCTGAGAAGGCTGAAGCCGCCCGGAACGGGGCCTTCCCCGCTCAACCGCCGTGATCCGACCGGTCGATGAGACGGTTCTCACGTTTGCCGCCCCGAATACGGACGAGGCTTGTGTTGCCGTCCGAAGCACTCCTCGGCGTCGGCTATGTTCTGGTCGCGACCAGCAGCTGACCGAAGATTCGGCGTCGTCAGTCCGGTCGGCCGCTAACTTCTTCTGCGGCCGGCGCTTGAGTGAGAAATTCCTGTCGGCATCTGCTTCGTCGAGCCGCAAGACCGCAACCCCGTCAGTTTCCACGCACAGATTGATGAGGTCTCCATGAACGCATCCCTCGACCCCACGGCCGAAGAGTCAGGAACTGCGGCCGCCGTCGGTCCGGAGCGGGTGTCCTTGGTGCAGTTGGCGGCGCGGGGCCGCGGCGCGCTGTCGCCCGCTCTGACCCGTGCCGTGTCGAACGGCGTCGAACGGACCGGTCCGGGAAGGGTCGCGGTGGCGGCCTTCCAGTCCTCCGTCTGACAGCCGCCCGTACCTGGCGACATCAGATGAACGTCATGGGCCGACCGCTCCTTCCTCTACGTCAGTTCGTGCTGAAGATGCACAGTCGCTGCGATCTCGCGTGCGACCACTGCTACGTGTACGAACACGCGGACCAGAGCTGGCGCGGTCGGCCCAGGGTGGTGTCGGACGAAGTCCTGCGCACCACGGCCGAGCGCATCGCCGAGCATGCGAAGAGCCATGAACTGACCGCCGTCCACGTGGTGCTGCACGGCGGCGAACCTCTCCTCGCGGGCCGGACCCGGCTGCGCAGGGCCGCCGCGGAACTGACGGCCGCCCTCGGCGGCGTGTGCGAGCTGGACCTGCGGATCCACACGAACGCCGTCACGCTCGACGAACGGTTCCTGGACCTGTTCGACGAGTTCGGCATCAAGGTGGGCGTCTCGCTGGACGGCGACAGGGCCGCGAACGACCTGCACCGGCGCTACGCCGACGGGCGCAGCAGCCACGACCGGGTCCTCAGAGCCGTCGCGCTGCTCAACCGGCCCCGCTATCGCCACCTCTTCGCAGGCATCCTCTGCACCATCGACCTGCGCAACGACCCGGTCGCCGTCCACGACGCGCTCGCCGAACTCACCCCGCCCCGCGTCGACTTCCTCCTCCCGCACGCCACCTGGGACGAACCTCCGGTGCGCCCGGCCGAGGACATCGACGCCACGGCGTACGCGCGCTGGCTGCTGACCGTCCACGACCGCTGGGCCGCGACCGGACGCTCCATGGACGTCCGTGTCTTCGACTCGGTCCTGCGGACCCTGCGCGGCGAGAGCAGCCTGACGGAGTCGCTGGGGCTGGCCCCGGCCGACCTCGCCGTGATCGAGACCGACGGGACCTTCGAACAGGCCGACTCCCTGAAGACCGCGCACGACGGAGCCCCCGCCACCGGCCTGGACGTGTTCGCGCACTCCCTGGACGAGGTGGCCGCGCATCCGGGCATCGTGGCCCGGCAGCAGGGCGTCGAAGGACTGGCCGCGCAGTGCCGTGCCTGCCCGGTGGTGCGCTCCTGCGGGGGCGGCCTCTACGCCCATCGATACCGGTCCGACGGCAGCGGATTCCTCAACCCGTCGGTGTACTGCTCCGACCTGCTGTCCTTCATCACCGATCTCCGGGACCGTCACATGGCCGACCAGTCCGTACAGCCCGCGCTCGCCGAACACCACTTGGCCGAGCTGGCCACCGGTCGCGGCACGGACACCACGGTGAACCTGCTGGCCCGTCACCAACTCGCCCTGGTCCGCGAGCTGCTGGGCCATGTGCGGCACGGGGCGACGCACACCCCGCCGGGCGGGGACGCCGAGGAGGCCGAATACCGCGGAGACGGCAGAGATGGCAGAGATGGCAGAGACGGCGGAGACGGCGAGGACGGCGAGGACGCCTGGAACACGCTGACCGTCCTCGACAGCGAGGCCCCCGAATCCGTGGATACGGTCCTGGCCCACCCCTATGTACGGTCCTGGGCGCTCGGCTGCCTCGGGTCCGGTCCGCAGGCGGGACAGGCCGGGGGCGACGCGGAGTCCGCCGCCGCGACAGCCACGCGCGGGATCGCGGAGATCACCGCTGCCGCCGCGGTGCGCGCCGGGCGCCCGGCAGCGGTCGTCGTCCCGGTCCACGAAGGGCTGCTGCGGCTGCCCTCGCTCGGGACGCTGACGGTGGGAGCGGGCGCCGAGCGCGTCGTCGTCCGCACGGATGCCGACGGCTTCACGGTCCACGCGGACGACCGGATGTACACCATGCCCCGCAACGGCCCCGAGGACCCCGCCTGGCGAGGAAGCCGACGGTTCGAACTGGACGGCTGGACCGTGACTTTGGAGGACACCGACCCCTCGCGGGCCTGCCACGGCCATCCGGCGCACCCCCGGCTCACCGAGGAGGAGGCCGAGGCGTGGCGGGCCGACCTGGCCGGGGCCTGGGCCTGGATCCGCCGCGAACTGCCCGAGTACGCGCCGGGAATCGCCGCCGGACTCCAGGTGATCACCCCGCTCCTTCCCTCCCCCGAGGGCGCCGACATCAGCTCGGCGGCCCGCGACGCCTTCGGCGCGGTGGCCATCGCCCGCCCCGCCACACCTCAGACGCTCGCGCTGCTCCTCGTCCACGAGTTCCAGCATGTGAAGCTGGGCGCCGTCCTGGATCTGGTCGACCTGTACGACCCGGCCTGCGAGAAGCTGTTCTACGCGCCCTGGCGGCCCGACCCGCGCCCGTTGGAGGGGCTGCTGCAGGGGACGTACGCCCATCTCGCGGTGGTCGACTTCTGGCGCGCCCGGTGGCGGATCACGGCGGGCGCCGAGGCCCACGCCGCCGAAATCCAGTTCTCCCGTTGGCGAGACCAGACGGCCGAGGCTGTGGAGACTCTGGCCGCATCCGGCGCACTCACGCCTGTGGGCGAACGCTTCGTGGCGGGGGTGCGGGAGACGGTGCGCAGGTCGATGACCGCATCGGTCGGTCCGGACGCTCTCCGCACGGCCCGCGAGATGGCTGAGGAGCACCGGGGCACCTGGCGAGCGGCATCGCGTCCAGCGACCTGACGAGAGGTCTCCGAGATCCGACTCTCGAAGGACGACCGCGGGTCACCCATAGTCGACCGTGCGATGATCCGCGCCCCACTCGTACGCAATGACCTCCTTGGACATCAAAATCCGAGACGAGCGCATTCGTCCTGTTCCGAACAGGACTTGAGGCTTCCTACACTGGGATCCCACTCACGGAGCGTCGGGGGACATACGTGCAGGGTGCCGGTCTGGGCAGAGGGGGAAGCAGTCCGTACTTCTTCCTCAGTCATGCGCATACGCCGCGTCACGATTCGAGCGGTGCCGACCCCAGCGTGTGGGTGAAGAAACTGTTCGACGGACTGTGCGAGCACATCATGGAGCTGACCGACCTGCCCATGGGGACCAAGGTCGGATTTCTGGACCAGGGGATACAGGTCGGCACCCGGTGGACCGACGAGTTGTCGGCGAACCTCGCGCGCTGCAAGGTGTTCGTACCGTTGTACTCACCTCGCTACTTCCGCAGCAAGCAGTGCGGCCGGGAGTGGTGGGCCTTCTCCCAGCGGCAGGGCGACCATCGGGCGCGCGGCGGCGGCGCGCGGGACAGCGCGATCATCCCGGCGTTATGGACGCCGGTGGAGCCGGCACACATGCCCCAGGTGGCGAGGGACCTACAGTTCAACCACGCCGCCTTCGGGCGGGACTACGCGGACGAGGGCTTCTACGGACTGACCAAGCTGCGCTGTCTCCGTGACGAGTACGAGCGGGCCGTGTACCGGCTGGCCAAGCAGATCGTGCGGGTGGCCGACGGCACCTCGCTGGACGAGGGCAAGTTCTCCAGGGACTACGAGTCGCTGCCGACCGCGTTCGGATCCGTGGAGCATCCGCCGGAATTCGACATATCGGTGCTCGCCTGCACCCGTTCGGACCTGCCGCAGGGCCGCGAGCCGGACTACTACGGGAACCGACCGCACGACTGGAACCCGTACCACCCGGAGTCCACCCTGCCGCTCGGCGAGCACGCGGCCGACCTCGTGCGCACCATGGGCTACAAGGTGAACGTCTTGGCCCTCGACGACAACTCCCGCATGCTCCGCCAGAAAAAGCCCAAGGCTCCCGGGCTGATGCTGCTCGACCGGTGGGCGCTGGAAGCCACCAAGAACCAGGACCTCATGGGCAAGTTGTGCGAGGAGCAACGCCCCTGGGTCAGCGTCATGATCCCGCAGTACCGCTACGACATCGTGCCCGCAGAGAGGGAGCAGCAGCTCGATGAGCTCGCGTACCGGACGCTGATCCCGCGGCTGGCGGACGACGCCGGCCACTGCGCGGCCAACGGCAGCATCCCCGATCTGGACGCCTTCGGCAGCGAGCTGCAGCGGGCGGTCGCCTCGGCCGTCTTCTCCTACTGGGAACACATCGAGACCTATCCACCGGAGGGACCACCGATCGAGCCTCCACGGCTGAGGGGGCCCGACCTGGGCTAGGCCCGACCTGGGCCAGTGGACCCGGGTAACGGACCCCGGCAGCACCACCTGGCACGACCACCGAAGGGCGCGCGACGAGCGAGGCCGAAAGAGGCCGACAGGGCGGAAGGCAGAAACATGGCGCAAAGCCGCAACGGCACCGTGATCACGTTCTACTCGTACAAGGGCGGTACCGGACGGACCATGGCACTCGCCAATGTGGCGTGGATCCTGGCCGCGAACGGCCATCGTGTGCTGGCCGTCGACTGGGACCTGGAGGCACCGGGCCTCCACAAGTTCTTCCACCCCTTCCTGGACGCCCATTTACTGCGTGGCACGCCCGGGTTGATCAACCTCATAGACGAGTACCGGCGGGAGGCCCTGCGCAATCTGCCCGACCGGGCGGCGGACTGGCACCGCAGTTACGCACGGGTCCGGCCGCACGCGCTCTCCCTCGACTGGGCCTTCCCCGACGGCGGCAGCCTGGACTTCCTGTCCGCCGGGAAGCGGCACCGCGACTACCCCATCGTCGGCAACATGGACTGGGACCGCTTCTACGCGAGCTACGGCGGCGGCCAGTTCTTCGACGCGATGCGCGCCGACATGCAGCGCTACTACGACTTCACCCTGATCGACAGCCGTACCGGTCTCAGCGACCTCGCGGACATCTGCACCGTGCAGATGCCCGACACCCTGGTCGTCTGCTACACCCTCAGCGAGCAGAGCATCGAGGGTGCCGCCTCCGTCGCCCAGGACATCAAGGAACTCCACGGTGACAAGGGCATCCGCATCCTGCCCGTCGCCATGCGCATCGACCTCGGCGAGAAGGACAAGCTCGACGCCGGGCGTGCCCGCGCCAAGGAACGCTTCTCCGGGCTGCCGGCCGGCCTGAACTCCGACCAGCTGGCCGACTACTGGGCGTCGACGGAGGTCCTCTACCAGCCGTACTACGCCTACGAGGAGATCCTCGCGGCGTTCGGCGACCCGCCGAAGTCGGCCAACTCCATGCTGAGCGCCTGTGAGCGGCTCACCTCGGTCATCACCGAGGAGCGGGTGACCAAGCTGCCGCCGATCAGCGAGGCGAAGCGGGCCCGGTACAAGAGCGCGTACACCCGGCAGCGGCCGACGCCGCCGTCCCAGCTGACGCTCTACTACGTGTCCGAGGACCGGATGTGGGTGGACTGGCTCGAATCCGTGCTGCGCGGCGCGGGTTTCGAGGTGACGCCCAAGAACGTCCAGTCGATGCCCACGGCCGAGATCGGCGCCGAGGCCATGCCCGGCGGGGCGCACCGGGTGCTCGCCGTGCTCTCGCCGAGCTTCGTCGACTCCCGCCGGGCACGGGCGGCGTGGGAGGCGGCCGTGCACTCCAGCGGCTCGGAGAAACGGCAGCAGCCGGTGTCGATCCGCATCGACGACGTACAGCTCAGCCTTCCGTTCGCGGCCCGGGGCGTCATCGACCTCAAGGGCCTGACCGAGACCCAGGCGTACACCACGCTGCTGAACGGACTGGACCGCCCTGAGTCCGTCTCCACCGTGACCCCGAGCGCCCGCGGGCTGCGGTTCCCCATACTCGGCCGACGGATCTCCAACGTCCCGGCCCGATACCGCTGGTTCACCGGTCGCTCCACGATCCTGGACCGGCTGCGCCAGCAGCTGACCGCGAACCGCTCCGGACAGCGCGTGCCCCAGGTCCTGCACGGCTTCGGCGGTGTGGGCAAGACGCACCTCGCCCGTGAGTACGCCCACCGGTTCATGGCGGACTACGACCTGGTGTGGTGGGTCGACGCCGAGCAGCCGGAGCTGGTGCCGCCGAAGCTGGCCGCGCTCGCCCGGCACCTCGAACTCGGCGTCGGCGAGGACGTCAAGGAGGCGGCCGAATCGGTCATCCAGGCCCTCAGGAACGGTGAGCCGTTCAACCGATGGCTGTTGATCTTCGACAACGTCGAGGACCTGGACAAGGTGCTCCACAGCTTCCCGGAGTACACCGGCCCCGTCCCCGACGACGTCTACGGCCACATCATCACCACCACCCGCACCCGGCCCGCGCTGCCCAAGGTCCAGCCGCTGGAGATGGAGGTCTTCACCCGCGAGGAGAGCGTGGAGCACCTGTGCCGCCGGGTGCCCGGGCTGAGCGAGGAGGACGGCGGGCTGGTCGCCGACGCGGTGGGCGACCTGCCGCTCGCCATCGAGGTGGCGGCCGCGTGGCTGGAGGCGACGGCCACCCCCGTCGACGCCTACATCGAACAACTGCGCGAGCAGTCCACCCAGGTGCTCTCCGTCAAGGAGGCCGTGGAGGCCGTGGACTACCCGCGGTCCGTCGGAGCCACCTGGAACATCTCCATCAACCGCCTCCGCGATGAGTCCCCGGCCGCCGCCCGTCTCCTCGAACTGTGCGCCTTCTTCGCCGCCGAGCCCATCTCCATGGCCCTCATCGGCAGCGACGCGATGATCAGGGCGCTGCTGCCGTACGACCGGGATCTGCGCGCCCGTTACATGCTCGGCCGGGTCACCCAGGCGCTGAACCGCTTCGCCCTGGCCAAGGTCGACTCGACCGACAACTCCATCCAGGTGCACCGCCTCGTCCAGGCCGCCGTGCGCGACAGCATGGACGAGCAGAAGTTCGACGACACCATCCACGAGGTGCACCGCATCCTCGCCGCCGCCCGACCGCCCGAGGAGGCCCTGGACGACCCCGCCCAGTGGCCCGGCTACGAGGTGATCTGGCCGCATCTGACGCCCTCGGACATCCGCAACTGCTCGGAGGAGGAACCGCGGCAGCTGATGGTCTACCGCGTCCGGTATCTGTGGAAGCGGGGCGACCTGCACGCCGCCCGCACCCTGAGCACCCAGCTCAACGAGTTCTGGTCGGGCGAGTTCCCGAACGCCACCGACGAACAGATCCTCAATCTCCGCTTCGAACTCGCCAACGTGCTGCGCTCGCAGGGCCAGTACCAGGACGCCCTGGATCTGGACGAGAAGACCCTCGCCGACCAGCGGCAGCTCCTGGGCGACGACCATCCGAGCATCCTGATCACGTCCGGAAGCTTTGCCGCCGACCTACGGGCGGTGGGCCGCTTCACCGAGGCCCTGGAACTGGACCAGCGGATCTACCGTGGCTTCCGCGAGATCTTCGGTGAGGACCATCCTCGTACCCTCACCTCCGCCAACAACCTCGCGATCGACTACCGGCTCGCCGGTCAGAGCGAGGACGCCCGCCGCCTCGACGAGGACACGGTGCGCCGCCGCACCGCGCTGCTGGGAACGCTGCACCCGTACACCCTGACCACCCAGGGCCACCACGCCCGCGACCTGCGGGAACTGGGCGACTACAAGAATTCGGTGGACATCCTGCGCGAGGTCCGCGAGGGCTTCAAGCAGGTCATGAACCCGAACGTGCCCGAGGTACTGCGGGTCGACAAGAGCCTCGCGGTCTCCCTGCGCAAAGACGGCCAGGTCGCGGAGGCACTGCGGATCACCCAGGAGACCTGGGAGACGTACACCCTGTACCGCGACCGCTACGGCAGCACGATCCCCGAGGCGCTGGCCTGCGGGCTCAACCTCGCCGCGGACTACTTCGCCACGGATCCGGAGCACGGCGCGGCGCGTGCGGTCGAGCTGGTCGACGAGGTGCTGGAGGGGTACAGGAACATCTTCGGACCCGAGCACCCGTTCGTCATGTGCTGCCTCAACAACCTGTCCATCTACCGCCGCGCCCTGGGCGAGGCGGAGAGGGCCGCCGAACTCAGCGAGCGGGCCCGCGACGCCCTGGCGGCGGACCTCGGGGGCGACCACCCCGCCGTGTTGTCCGCCGGCCTGAACCTCGCCAACGCCTACGGCGATCTGGGGCTCCACAACCGGGCCGAACAGTGGGAGCGGCTGGCCATTGAGGGCTTCCGCGCCCGGTTCGGGGCGGATCACCCGGACGTCCTGGTCAGTACCGGGAACCTGTCCGTGACCCTGCGGGGCATGCGGCGGGGGGACGAGGCCGAGCGGCTCCAGCAGCAGGCGGAGTCCAGGCTGTCACAGCTGCTGGGCGACGCCCATCCGGTCACCGAGTCCGTCCGCGCCGGGCGCCGGGTCGGCCGGGACCTGGAGCCGCAACAGACGTGACCTGAGTCCGGATGTCTTCGCGGAGAGCCCTCCCTGGCCTACGGCCCGACTCAGGACCGACCTGGGTCGGCGCCCGCAG
Proteins encoded:
- the fxsT gene encoding FxSxx-COOH system tetratricopeptide repeat protein, which codes for MAQSRNGTVITFYSYKGGTGRTMALANVAWILAANGHRVLAVDWDLEAPGLHKFFHPFLDAHLLRGTPGLINLIDEYRREALRNLPDRAADWHRSYARVRPHALSLDWAFPDGGSLDFLSAGKRHRDYPIVGNMDWDRFYASYGGGQFFDAMRADMQRYYDFTLIDSRTGLSDLADICTVQMPDTLVVCYTLSEQSIEGAASVAQDIKELHGDKGIRILPVAMRIDLGEKDKLDAGRARAKERFSGLPAGLNSDQLADYWASTEVLYQPYYAYEEILAAFGDPPKSANSMLSACERLTSVITEERVTKLPPISEAKRARYKSAYTRQRPTPPSQLTLYYVSEDRMWVDWLESVLRGAGFEVTPKNVQSMPTAEIGAEAMPGGAHRVLAVLSPSFVDSRRARAAWEAAVHSSGSEKRQQPVSIRIDDVQLSLPFAARGVIDLKGLTETQAYTTLLNGLDRPESVSTVTPSARGLRFPILGRRISNVPARYRWFTGRSTILDRLRQQLTANRSGQRVPQVLHGFGGVGKTHLAREYAHRFMADYDLVWWVDAEQPELVPPKLAALARHLELGVGEDVKEAAESVIQALRNGEPFNRWLLIFDNVEDLDKVLHSFPEYTGPVPDDVYGHIITTTRTRPALPKVQPLEMEVFTREESVEHLCRRVPGLSEEDGGLVADAVGDLPLAIEVAAAWLEATATPVDAYIEQLREQSTQVLSVKEAVEAVDYPRSVGATWNISINRLRDESPAAARLLELCAFFAAEPISMALIGSDAMIRALLPYDRDLRARYMLGRVTQALNRFALAKVDSTDNSIQVHRLVQAAVRDSMDEQKFDDTIHEVHRILAAARPPEEALDDPAQWPGYEVIWPHLTPSDIRNCSEEEPRQLMVYRVRYLWKRGDLHAARTLSTQLNEFWSGEFPNATDEQILNLRFELANVLRSQGQYQDALDLDEKTLADQRQLLGDDHPSILITSGSFAADLRAVGRFTEALELDQRIYRGFREIFGEDHPRTLTSANNLAIDYRLAGQSEDARRLDEDTVRRRTALLGTLHPYTLTTQGHHARDLRELGDYKNSVDILREVREGFKQVMNPNVPEVLRVDKSLAVSLRKDGQVAEALRITQETWETYTLYRDRYGSTIPEALACGLNLAADYFATDPEHGAARAVELVDEVLEGYRNIFGPEHPFVMCCLNNLSIYRRALGEAERAAELSERARDALAADLGGDHPAVLSAGLNLANAYGDLGLHNRAEQWERLAIEGFRARFGADHPDVLVSTGNLSVTLRGMRRGDEAERLQQQAESRLSQLLGDAHPVTESVRAGRRVGRDLEPQQT